A region from the Arthrobacter gengyunqii genome encodes:
- a CDS encoding enoyl-CoA hydratase/isomerase family protein: MTETPETPEAREPEVLLERRGHLGHIILNRPKAINALTATMVSLISDALDAWEHDDGVATVLLSGAGERGLCAGGDIVALYHDAGNGGAESAGFWAEEYELNARISSYPKPYVALMDGIVLGGGVGVSAHARHRVVTERTKVGMPETGIGFIPDVGGTYLLSRAPGELGTHAALTAGTMTGPDALLMGLADVYVDSSRLGELSAALEQRPADEVLLEFARKAPDAPLAAAQAWIDDCYAYEDVETIVDALLRSDAQDAKAAAAVVLSKSPSALKVTLQSLRRARELPDLPSVLEQEYRVSLHALTAPDFAEGVRAQVIDKDRNPRWTPATLAEVRQADVDSYFAPLDGRPDLWEGLQDRKTDSSLISQEQR, translated from the coding sequence ATGACTGAAACACCCGAAACACCCGAGGCTCGCGAACCTGAGGTCCTGCTCGAACGCCGAGGACACCTGGGGCACATCATCCTGAACCGGCCCAAGGCGATCAACGCCCTCACGGCCACCATGGTTTCCCTGATCAGCGATGCCTTGGATGCGTGGGAGCACGACGACGGCGTAGCCACCGTCCTGCTCTCCGGCGCCGGAGAGCGCGGCCTGTGTGCCGGCGGTGACATCGTGGCCCTGTACCACGATGCCGGCAACGGTGGCGCGGAGTCAGCCGGTTTCTGGGCTGAGGAGTACGAACTCAATGCCCGGATCAGCAGTTATCCCAAACCGTACGTGGCCCTGATGGACGGCATTGTGCTGGGCGGCGGCGTCGGCGTTTCGGCGCACGCACGGCACCGGGTCGTCACGGAGCGCACGAAAGTGGGCATGCCGGAAACGGGCATCGGTTTCATTCCCGACGTGGGCGGCACCTACCTGCTCTCCCGGGCGCCCGGCGAGCTGGGCACCCACGCAGCCCTCACCGCAGGGACCATGACGGGGCCTGATGCCCTGCTGATGGGACTGGCCGATGTGTATGTGGACAGCTCCCGCCTCGGCGAGCTGTCGGCGGCGCTGGAACAGAGGCCGGCGGACGAAGTGCTGTTGGAATTTGCCCGGAAGGCGCCGGATGCGCCCCTTGCTGCAGCCCAGGCATGGATCGATGACTGCTACGCCTACGAGGACGTGGAGACCATCGTTGACGCGCTGCTCCGCTCGGACGCCCAGGACGCAAAGGCGGCAGCCGCCGTCGTGCTCTCGAAATCCCCGTCGGCGCTCAAGGTGACACTGCAGTCGCTGCGCCGGGCCAGGGAACTTCCGGACCTGCCGAGCGTGCTGGAACAGGAATACCGGGTTTCACTTCATGCCTTGACCGCACCGGACTTCGCCGAAGGAGTCCGGGCGCAGGTCATCGACAAGGACCGCAATCCGCGGTGGACGCCGGCCACATTGGCGGAGGTGCG
- a CDS encoding acyl-CoA dehydrogenase family protein codes for MFELTQDQQAIRDMVREFASDALAPNAAKWDETKHFPVDVLAQAGELGMGAIYAAEEYGGSGLSRSDAVLIFEELSKADPSIAAYISIHNMVVWMIDTFGSAEQRAQWVPELASMQALGSYCLTEPGAGSDAAALTTKAVRDGDEYVLNGVKQFISGAGSSSYYIVMARTSGAGPRGISAIVVPANTPGLSFGPPERKMGWNAQPTAQVIFTDLRVPVANRLGDEGAGFGIAMKGLNGGRLNMGACSLGGAQAALDKTVAHLKERTAFGKPLIEQSSLLFRLADMEMDLQTARTMLWRGADALDREAPDVVKLCAIAKRVATDNAFKVANEALQLHGGYGYLSEYGVEKIVRDLRVHQILEGSNEIMQLIVGRTLAEA; via the coding sequence ATGTTCGAACTCACGCAGGACCAGCAGGCCATTAGGGATATGGTGCGGGAATTTGCTTCCGACGCGCTGGCCCCCAACGCGGCGAAATGGGATGAAACAAAGCATTTCCCGGTGGATGTCCTGGCCCAGGCCGGAGAACTCGGCATGGGTGCCATTTATGCTGCGGAGGAGTACGGCGGCTCGGGCCTTTCCCGATCGGACGCGGTGCTGATTTTCGAAGAACTTTCCAAAGCGGACCCCTCCATAGCTGCCTACATTTCCATCCACAACATGGTGGTGTGGATGATCGACACCTTTGGCTCCGCCGAGCAGCGGGCCCAATGGGTTCCGGAACTGGCATCCATGCAGGCGCTGGGCAGCTACTGCCTGACGGAGCCCGGAGCGGGTTCAGACGCGGCGGCACTGACCACCAAGGCAGTGCGCGACGGCGACGAGTACGTGCTTAACGGGGTCAAGCAGTTCATTTCCGGAGCCGGCTCCTCCAGCTACTACATCGTCATGGCCCGCACGAGCGGTGCCGGTCCGCGCGGCATCAGCGCCATTGTGGTGCCGGCCAACACGCCGGGCCTCTCGTTCGGACCGCCCGAGCGCAAGATGGGCTGGAATGCGCAGCCCACTGCACAGGTGATCTTCACTGATCTGCGCGTTCCGGTGGCCAACCGCCTGGGCGACGAGGGCGCCGGCTTCGGCATCGCCATGAAGGGACTGAACGGCGGGCGCCTGAACATGGGAGCGTGCTCCCTGGGCGGCGCGCAGGCGGCGCTGGACAAGACCGTGGCGCACCTGAAGGAGCGCACCGCTTTCGGCAAACCGCTCATCGAACAGTCCTCCCTCCTGTTCCGTTTGGCCGATATGGAAATGGACCTGCAGACCGCACGCACCATGCTCTGGCGGGGTGCCGATGCGCTGGACCGGGAAGCGCCCGACGTCGTCAAACTCTGCGCCATCGCCAAACGGGTGGCCACAGACAACGCGTTCAAAGTGGCCAACGAAGCCCTGCAGCTGCACGGCGGCTACGGCTACCTCTCCGAATACGGAGTGGAAAAAATCGTTCGGGACCTGCGGGTCCACCAAATACTTGAAGGCTCCAACGAGATCATGCAGCTCATTGTCGGCCGCACGCTGGCGGAGGCCTGA
- a CDS encoding YeeE/YedE family protein — protein MLISGLFVGMALGFVMQRGRFCVTGAFRDVWITRNTRWLTAFLVVVAVQSVGIFALDAAGVISLNSGPFPWLATIVGGFIFGFAIILAGGCATGTYYRAGEGLVGSWLALITYALFAAVMKTGPLSGFNTSMRSVTVEQSNFYSVLNVSPWIFVALLVVGVTLAVRHHLNKPRFKLAAPPASKTGLAHLLFEKPWNAFATAVVIGLIAIAAWPLSWATGREAGLGITTPSSNAVNYLVTGDPELVDWGVLLVAGILVGSYIAAKGSGEFRIRVPDAATVVKSLGGGALMGIGAALAGGCTIGNAMVETAQFSFQGWTALVFMILGTGAGARLTIMNRRSSSGSGPANVPARAAALS, from the coding sequence ATGCTTATCTCCGGCCTTTTTGTCGGCATGGCCCTGGGCTTTGTCATGCAGCGCGGGCGCTTTTGCGTCACCGGTGCTTTCCGCGATGTTTGGATCACGCGCAACACGCGCTGGCTGACCGCTTTCCTTGTGGTGGTGGCGGTCCAGAGTGTAGGCATTTTCGCGCTGGACGCTGCCGGCGTCATTTCACTCAATTCCGGCCCGTTCCCGTGGCTTGCCACTATTGTTGGCGGTTTCATTTTCGGATTCGCCATTATTCTGGCCGGCGGGTGTGCCACCGGTACGTATTACCGTGCCGGTGAAGGTCTGGTGGGGAGCTGGCTCGCGCTCATCACATATGCGCTCTTTGCCGCCGTCATGAAGACGGGACCGCTGTCCGGCTTCAATACCTCCATGCGCTCCGTGACCGTTGAGCAAAGCAACTTCTATTCGGTGCTCAATGTCTCACCATGGATCTTCGTAGCTCTGCTGGTGGTTGGCGTTACCCTGGCGGTCCGCCACCACCTGAACAAGCCGCGCTTCAAATTGGCAGCTCCGCCGGCATCAAAAACCGGACTGGCACATTTGTTGTTTGAAAAGCCCTGGAATGCCTTTGCCACCGCAGTGGTTATTGGCCTGATCGCCATTGCCGCGTGGCCGCTGAGCTGGGCCACCGGACGGGAGGCCGGTCTGGGGATCACCACCCCGTCCTCCAACGCCGTCAACTACCTGGTCACGGGAGATCCCGAACTCGTGGACTGGGGGGTGCTTCTGGTTGCCGGCATCCTGGTCGGCTCGTACATCGCAGCCAAGGGCAGCGGTGAATTCCGGATTCGGGTCCCCGACGCCGCAACAGTCGTGAAGAGCCTTGGCGGCGGCGCCCTGATGGGCATCGGAGCTGCACTGGCAGGCGGCTGCACCATCGGCAACGCCATGGTGGAGACCGCACAGTTCAGTTTTCAGGGCTGGACGGCGCTGGTGTTCATGATTCTGGGCACCGGTGCGGGCGCTCGCCTCACGATTATGAACCGCCGTTCCTCGTCCGGTTCCGGTCCCGCCAATGTTCCCGCCCGCGCCGCGGCACTCAGCTAA
- a CDS encoding sulfurtransferase TusA family protein: protein MAQVTLQTNGQVCPFPLVEAKDTMASLATGDELVINFDCTQATDAIPRWAAENNYPVTDFSKIGPAEWSITVRKA, encoded by the coding sequence ATGGCCCAGGTAACCCTCCAAACCAACGGACAGGTCTGCCCCTTCCCCCTCGTCGAGGCCAAGGACACCATGGCCTCGCTGGCAACCGGCGACGAACTGGTGATCAACTTCGACTGCACCCAGGCCACCGACGCGATTCCGCGCTGGGCCGCGGAGAACAACTACCCCGTCACCGACTTCTCCAAGATCGGTCCGGCGGAATGGTCCATTACGGTGCGGAAGGCCTGA
- a CDS encoding enoyl-CoA hydratase/isomerase family protein, protein MTYRRLTLEYDGALARLTLNRPDSANALDLELAEELCAALADAEMHADCHVLLLQGAGRFFCAGGDVAAMAAAADQGAFLKELAGRLHEAVLALAKSRLISIAVVNGPAAGAGLGLALNADFILASPKARFLAAYAGVGLTPDCGVSYLLPELAGPRRAAEMCLAGRVAGHADALEWGLINELVPAEEIAGRAQELGEQLASGAVSVLGPTKRLLRARSTAGYETHLQEEAETIASMAASADTRDRLAAFAGRSGG, encoded by the coding sequence ATGACGTACCGCCGTCTCACCCTGGAGTACGACGGCGCGCTGGCGCGGCTGACGCTGAATCGTCCGGACTCCGCCAACGCTCTTGACCTGGAGCTGGCGGAGGAACTCTGTGCCGCGCTCGCCGACGCCGAAATGCACGCGGACTGCCATGTCCTGCTGCTGCAGGGTGCCGGCCGCTTCTTCTGTGCCGGGGGCGATGTGGCTGCCATGGCTGCCGCCGCAGATCAGGGCGCTTTCCTCAAGGAACTGGCCGGCAGACTGCATGAGGCCGTCCTGGCGCTGGCCAAATCCCGGCTGATCAGCATAGCGGTGGTGAACGGGCCGGCAGCCGGTGCCGGACTCGGCCTGGCGCTCAATGCGGACTTCATCCTGGCTTCGCCGAAGGCACGGTTCCTGGCCGCCTACGCGGGAGTGGGCCTGACGCCGGACTGCGGCGTGTCCTATCTGCTGCCTGAACTGGCCGGACCGCGCCGGGCGGCCGAGATGTGCCTGGCCGGAAGGGTGGCCGGCCACGCCGATGCCCTCGAGTGGGGACTGATCAATGAGCTGGTGCCCGCCGAGGAGATTGCCGGCAGGGCGCAGGAGCTGGGGGAGCAGCTGGCCTCAGGGGCTGTTTCCGTGCTGGGCCCGACCAAACGGCTGCTGCGTGCCCGAAGCACTGCTGGCTACGAGACGCATCTGCAGGAGGAAGCAGAAACGATTGCCTCAATGGCGGCTTCAGCGGACACAAGGGACCGGCTTGCTGCCTTCGCCGGGCGGTCGGGCGGGTAA
- a CDS encoding fatty acyl-CoA synthetase, translated as MSVHPLLALSRSQSLGDLPRRSALRFPERTAVVDGDVRLSFADFERAVGAAAAALQAHGITPGDRLALLSRNNWQFAALAFATARAGVVLVPINFMLGADEVAYVLDHSGATAFVVQDALVPVAEAAMEAAETDGVVIRTSICSGMEPAPAGWGNVRDWFEFDGGTAPLPVVADDDPVRLMYTSGTESRPKGALMSSRSLMWEYVSAVVDGYMTADDVDLHTLPLYHCAQLDCFLGPDIYLGATSIILPAPDPAAILAAIEREKVTKFFAPPTVWISLLRSPLFDAADLSSLRKGYYGASAMPVQVLKELRQRLPDVRFWNFYGQTEMAPVATILGPEDQLAHAGSAGRPSLNVETAVVDDDDRPVPPGTVGEIVHRSPHATLGYYRDPERTAEAFANGWFHSGDLGYFDDEGYLSVVDRKKDMIKTGGENVASREVEEAIYLLDGVAEAAVFGVPHPHWVEAVAAVVVPRPGVELVPEEVMAHTRSLLAGYKTPKYVIIADALPKNPSGKIVKRQLRNEHTDLGTSSAAILPAPGLN; from the coding sequence GTGTCCGTTCATCCGCTTCTTGCACTGTCCCGCAGCCAGTCTCTTGGCGACCTTCCGCGGCGCAGCGCCTTGCGCTTCCCGGAGCGCACCGCCGTCGTCGACGGTGATGTCCGCCTGAGCTTCGCTGACTTCGAACGCGCCGTGGGCGCCGCCGCAGCGGCCCTGCAGGCGCACGGGATCACGCCCGGCGACCGTCTGGCCCTGCTGTCCCGCAATAACTGGCAGTTTGCGGCGCTGGCCTTTGCGACGGCGCGCGCCGGCGTGGTCCTGGTTCCGATCAACTTCATGCTGGGTGCCGACGAGGTGGCCTACGTATTGGATCACAGCGGCGCCACGGCATTCGTGGTCCAGGACGCGCTGGTGCCGGTGGCCGAAGCCGCCATGGAGGCAGCCGAGACCGACGGGGTTGTTATCCGGACCAGCATCTGCAGCGGAATGGAGCCGGCACCCGCCGGTTGGGGGAACGTGCGGGACTGGTTCGAGTTCGACGGCGGTACCGCGCCGCTTCCGGTGGTGGCCGACGATGACCCGGTGCGGCTGATGTACACCTCGGGGACTGAATCCCGACCCAAGGGCGCGCTGATGTCCAGCCGGTCCCTGATGTGGGAATACGTCTCGGCAGTGGTGGACGGCTACATGACCGCGGACGACGTGGACCTGCATACCCTGCCCCTGTATCACTGTGCCCAGCTGGACTGCTTCCTCGGCCCGGACATCTACCTCGGCGCCACCAGCATCATCCTTCCGGCTCCGGATCCGGCGGCCATCCTGGCCGCCATTGAACGCGAGAAGGTCACGAAGTTCTTCGCTCCGCCGACGGTGTGGATTTCCCTGCTGCGCTCCCCGCTTTTCGATGCAGCGGATCTGTCCTCCCTCCGGAAGGGCTACTACGGGGCGTCTGCCATGCCGGTGCAGGTGCTGAAGGAGCTGCGGCAGCGCCTGCCGGACGTACGGTTTTGGAATTTCTACGGCCAGACGGAAATGGCACCGGTCGCCACCATCCTCGGTCCGGAGGACCAGCTGGCGCATGCCGGATCCGCGGGGAGGCCGTCGCTGAACGTGGAGACTGCCGTGGTTGATGACGATGACCGTCCTGTTCCTCCCGGCACCGTCGGAGAGATCGTGCACCGCAGCCCGCACGCGACGCTGGGCTACTACCGGGATCCTGAACGCACCGCCGAGGCTTTCGCCAACGGCTGGTTCCATTCGGGTGACCTGGGCTATTTCGACGACGAAGGTTACCTAAGCGTCGTGGACCGCAAGAAGGACATGATCAAGACCGGCGGTGAAAATGTGGCAAGCAGGGAGGTGGAAGAGGCAATCTACCTGCTCGACGGCGTCGCCGAAGCTGCTGTGTTCGGGGTGCCCCATCCCCACTGGGTGGAAGCCGTCGCCGCGGTGGTGGTTCCCCGGCCGGGCGTTGAGCTGGTGCCCGAGGAGGTCATGGCGCATACCCGCAGCCTGCTCGCCGGCTATAAAACGCCCAAGTACGTCATCATTGCGGACGCGCTGCCGAAGAACCCCAGCGGAAAGATCGTCAAGCGGCAGCTGCGGAACGAGCACACGGATCTGGGGACGTCGTCGGCGGCAATTTTGCCTGCGCCGGGGCTGAATTGA
- a CDS encoding aldo/keto reductase family protein — MEHRYLGNSGLKISEIIYGNWLTHGSQVENDVATECVRAALDAGISTFDTADTYANTAAETVLGAALKNERRESLEIFTKVYWPTGPAGHNDSGLSRKHIMESINGSLQRLQTDYVDLYQAHRYDSETPLEETMQAFADIVRQGKALYIGVSEWNAEQLRAGQALAKDLGFSLISNQPQYNMLWRVIEAEVVPASEELGISQIVFSPMAQGVLSGKYKPGADLPEGSRATDAKGGAKMISRWMKDDVLAGVQKLQPIADEVGLTMGQLAVAWVLQNPNVAAAIIGASRPEQVTSNVQAAGVVLKPDVLSRIDDAVGSLAERDPAKTQTPESRPS, encoded by the coding sequence ATGGAACACAGGTACCTCGGCAACAGCGGACTCAAGATCTCCGAAATCATCTACGGCAATTGGCTGACCCACGGCTCCCAGGTGGAGAACGACGTGGCCACCGAGTGCGTCCGTGCTGCCCTGGATGCCGGCATCAGTACTTTCGATACGGCAGATACGTACGCCAACACGGCTGCCGAGACGGTCCTTGGCGCAGCCCTGAAGAATGAACGCCGGGAGTCGCTGGAGATCTTCACGAAGGTGTATTGGCCTACCGGTCCGGCCGGGCACAATGATTCCGGGCTGTCCCGCAAACACATCATGGAATCCATCAACGGTTCCCTGCAGCGCCTGCAGACCGACTACGTGGACCTCTACCAGGCCCACAGGTATGACTCGGAGACGCCGCTGGAGGAAACCATGCAGGCCTTTGCCGACATCGTGCGGCAGGGCAAAGCCCTCTACATCGGCGTCAGCGAATGGAACGCCGAGCAGCTCCGCGCCGGACAGGCCCTCGCCAAAGACCTGGGGTTCTCGCTGATCTCCAATCAGCCGCAGTACAACATGCTGTGGCGGGTCATCGAAGCGGAGGTGGTACCGGCTTCGGAAGAGCTGGGCATCTCCCAGATTGTCTTCTCCCCCATGGCGCAGGGCGTCCTCAGCGGCAAGTACAAGCCGGGTGCCGACCTGCCCGAAGGCAGCCGTGCCACCGATGCCAAGGGCGGCGCGAAAATGATCAGCCGATGGATGAAGGACGATGTGCTGGCCGGTGTCCAGAAGCTGCAGCCGATTGCCGATGAGGTCGGGCTGACCATGGGCCAGCTGGCTGTCGCGTGGGTGCTGCAGAACCCCAACGTGGCTGCCGCCATCATCGGCGCCTCTCGTCCGGAGCAGGTCACCTCGAATGTTCAGGCGGCGGGAGTGGTGCTGAAGCCGGACGTCCTGTCCCGCATCGATGATGCCGTCGGCTCACTGGCCGAGCGTGATCCCGCTAAGACCCAGACCCCGGAGAGCCGTCCGTCCTAG
- a CDS encoding SDR family oxidoreductase, translating to MTPEHLNAEHAHTPLPLAGRTAVITGVSRRQGIGFAVASRLARMGASLFLAHYSPHDADQPWGADSIDDVVGGLRDCLADGAQLAHASIDLADAGGAGQLIRDAAAALGHLDILICNHARSGGDGPLEDMSAGKLDAHWRVNARSTILATRDFALQHDGRSGGRVVWMTSGQINGGIMEDEIAYATSKAALAGITPSVAADLVRRGIVLNTVNPGPVNTGYLDVDTADRPPEVLAEVLSRFPGGRFGEPDDPARLIAWLVSDEGRWMVGQVLSSDGGFR from the coding sequence ATGACTCCCGAACATTTGAATGCCGAACATGCGCACACCCCGCTTCCTCTGGCAGGCCGCACCGCTGTCATCACCGGGGTCAGCAGGCGTCAGGGGATCGGCTTTGCCGTGGCTTCCCGTCTGGCGCGGATGGGCGCGAGTCTCTTCCTCGCGCACTATTCTCCGCACGATGCGGATCAGCCGTGGGGCGCGGACTCGATTGACGACGTCGTCGGCGGCTTGCGGGATTGCCTTGCCGATGGGGCGCAGCTGGCCCACGCGAGCATTGACCTGGCCGATGCCGGTGGCGCGGGGCAGCTGATCCGGGATGCCGCCGCAGCGTTGGGTCATCTGGACATCCTGATTTGCAACCACGCCCGCAGCGGCGGCGACGGACCGTTGGAGGACATGAGCGCCGGGAAGCTCGATGCCCACTGGCGGGTGAATGCCCGTTCTACGATCCTTGCCACCCGCGACTTTGCCCTGCAGCACGATGGGCGGTCCGGGGGCCGCGTGGTGTGGATGACTTCCGGCCAGATCAACGGCGGAATCATGGAGGACGAGATTGCCTACGCCACGTCGAAGGCGGCCCTGGCCGGGATCACCCCGTCAGTGGCCGCTGACCTGGTCCGCCGGGGAATTGTCCTTAATACCGTGAACCCTGGTCCGGTGAACACCGGCTATCTGGATGTCGACACCGCCGACCGTCCTCCGGAAGTCCTTGCGGAGGTTCTTTCTCGGTTTCCGGGCGGGCGATTCGGAGAACCCGATGACCCTGCCCGCCTCATCGCTTGGCTGGTCAGTGACGAGGGACGGTGGATGGTAGGTCAGGTGCTCAGCAGTGACGGCGGATTCCGCTAA
- a CDS encoding HNH endonuclease signature motif containing protein, which produces MDQNGSSRRRGDTGEPTGAGRAAGPSLSVYQAEPGRADSCTAHSDSAQNGPAQASSGFGPSYRDGFTGSLALQAAESLTQDEAGVVLSRLDALIRWAQAQQAKILHRMETVFRDDLLQDIGREDPGLTFSLAAEEAAAILHLPTNTAKMLMSDAGQLCSTHTATLASLEEGMLSYGHVQTVLDQSQNVPEAELAGFENDLLEMAVAGQTPSQFRVKARRMREKAYPETISVRHGTAFEQRRVCLAPDEDGMSWLSALLPAARAQLIYTQLTTAARGEQAAGDPRRVDALRADILADLLEGGIEEGREGGDAAQDDRADVDAGDDTHDSITTKTRARARARTEILVLITAETLFGADEQPAELHGYGPISPETARRLARQAAHWTPVERHPGTDEILRVGRRRKVPAGLQRWLRARDGTCRFPGCRTNAVISEIDHTKPWSHGGTTDHDNLEHLCRRHHMFKSRGFWKARQRSPGIIEWTSPGGRTYRTDPHLTLAKGPDTGVAAAQRVRPDVSCRSGADESPDDYGDDPPPF; this is translated from the coding sequence ATGGATCAGAACGGATCTTCTCGGCGGCGCGGCGACACTGGTGAACCCACCGGTGCCGGACGGGCTGCTGGGCCGAGTCTCTCGGTCTACCAAGCGGAGCCCGGAAGGGCCGATTCCTGTACCGCCCATAGCGATTCCGCCCAGAATGGTCCTGCGCAGGCCTCCTCCGGCTTTGGTCCCTCATACCGGGACGGGTTCACCGGTTCGTTGGCCCTGCAGGCGGCTGAGTCCCTGACCCAGGACGAAGCCGGGGTGGTGTTGTCCCGGTTGGATGCCCTGATCCGTTGGGCTCAGGCCCAGCAAGCGAAAATCCTGCACCGGATGGAGACCGTCTTCCGCGATGATCTACTCCAAGACATCGGTAGGGAAGATCCGGGACTGACGTTCAGTCTCGCTGCGGAGGAAGCTGCCGCCATCCTGCACCTGCCCACCAACACCGCCAAGATGCTGATGAGCGACGCCGGACAGCTGTGCTCCACCCACACGGCAACCCTGGCCAGTTTGGAAGAAGGAATGCTCAGTTATGGGCATGTCCAAACCGTGCTGGACCAGTCCCAGAATGTTCCCGAGGCTGAACTGGCCGGCTTTGAAAATGATCTGCTGGAAATGGCTGTGGCGGGACAGACGCCGTCTCAGTTCCGGGTGAAGGCCCGCCGCATGCGGGAAAAAGCGTATCCGGAAACCATCAGCGTCCGGCACGGGACAGCGTTTGAACAGCGCCGGGTCTGTCTGGCACCGGACGAGGACGGCATGTCCTGGTTGTCGGCGTTGTTGCCGGCGGCCCGTGCCCAGCTGATTTACACGCAGCTGACCACAGCTGCCCGAGGTGAACAAGCTGCCGGAGATCCGCGGCGGGTGGACGCGTTGCGTGCGGACATCCTCGCTGACCTCCTCGAGGGCGGGATTGAGGAAGGCCGGGAGGGTGGTGATGCTGCCCAGGATGACAGAGCTGATGTGGATGCCGGTGATGACACCCACGACAGCATCACCACGAAGACCCGTGCCCGTGCCCGGGCACGCACGGAAATCCTGGTCCTGATCACCGCGGAAACCCTCTTCGGAGCTGATGAACAGCCTGCGGAACTGCACGGGTACGGGCCCATCAGCCCCGAAACCGCCCGCAGGCTCGCCCGGCAGGCAGCCCATTGGACACCCGTGGAACGCCACCCGGGCACCGACGAGATCCTGCGGGTCGGCCGGCGACGGAAAGTTCCTGCCGGGTTGCAGCGCTGGCTCCGGGCCCGCGACGGGACCTGCCGGTTCCCGGGATGCCGGACCAACGCCGTGATCTCCGAGATCGACCACACCAAACCGTGGTCCCATGGTGGCACCACCGACCACGACAACCTGGAACATCTCTGCCGGCGGCATCACATGTTCAAATCCCGGGGCTTCTGGAAAGCACGACAACGCTCACCGGGAATCATCGAGTGGACGTCACCGGGAGGCCGGACCTACCGCACCGACCCGCATCTCACGCTGGCGAAAGGACCCGACACTGGCGTTGCCGCAGCGCAGCGCGTTCGGCCTGACGTTTCCTGCCGGAGCGGTGCAGACGAAAGTCCCGATGACTACGGCGATGATCCGCCGCCGTTCTAG
- a CDS encoding MFS transporter yields MDRTTPAGLSPAVDHSAHPHRWLLLSVLALAQLMVVLDGTIVNIALPDAQLDLGMSDGDRTWVVTIYALAFGSLLLLGGRIADYWGRKRTFMVGMLGFAAASALGGFASSTEMLLAARGLQGAFAALLAPASLAILTITFPSGKDRIKAFAVYGAIGGGGAAIGLLLGGVLTQYASWHWCLLVNVPIAVVAIAAGLPLIRESKAHGNTRYDLPGAVLVVAGLASLVYGFAQAEEGWVRVETIGFLVAGVVILAAFVFVESKVSNPLLPLRVLANRVRGGAFLISALTGAALLGGILFLVFYFQIVLGYSPLKSGLASLPMTLAITAGAGVLSKFLPRTGVRLPMTLGPVVGAVGLFWLSFITVEGNYALEVLPGLILLGFGLAMIFVPLQNVALAGIDEHDAGVASAAVSATQQIGGSIGTALFTAIYTAAMTSYLSSNEVLPGVQAGALVSGYSAAFMWAGAAILLAAPIGFFMIRPAKEDLLKVPAMAHAG; encoded by the coding sequence ATGGACCGCACCACCCCCGCCGGATTGTCTCCGGCCGTCGACCACTCGGCGCATCCGCACCGCTGGCTTCTCCTGTCCGTCCTGGCTTTGGCCCAGCTGATGGTCGTCCTGGACGGAACCATCGTCAACATTGCCCTGCCGGACGCCCAGCTGGATCTCGGCATGTCTGACGGTGACCGCACCTGGGTGGTCACCATTTATGCCCTGGCTTTCGGGTCCCTGCTGCTGCTGGGCGGCAGGATCGCCGACTACTGGGGACGCAAGCGCACCTTCATGGTGGGCATGCTCGGCTTTGCCGCTGCTTCTGCGCTGGGCGGTTTTGCTTCCAGCACCGAAATGCTCCTTGCCGCCCGTGGCCTGCAGGGTGCCTTCGCTGCGCTTCTCGCGCCGGCGTCGCTGGCTATTTTGACCATCACCTTCCCCTCGGGCAAGGACCGCATTAAAGCCTTTGCGGTATACGGCGCCATCGGCGGCGGCGGTGCGGCCATCGGCCTGCTGCTGGGCGGCGTGCTGACGCAGTACGCATCGTGGCACTGGTGCCTGCTGGTGAACGTGCCGATCGCCGTCGTCGCCATTGCCGCCGGCCTGCCCCTGATCCGGGAGAGCAAGGCCCACGGCAACACCCGCTACGACCTGCCCGGCGCCGTCCTGGTGGTTGCCGGACTCGCGTCGCTGGTTTACGGCTTCGCCCAGGCGGAAGAGGGCTGGGTCCGCGTTGAGACCATCGGGTTCCTGGTGGCCGGCGTCGTCATCCTGGCTGCTTTCGTGTTCGTGGAATCCAAGGTGTCCAACCCGCTGCTGCCGCTGCGCGTGCTGGCTAACCGGGTCCGCGGCGGCGCTTTCCTGATCTCTGCCCTGACCGGCGCCGCCCTGTTGGGCGGAATCCTGTTCCTGGTCTTCTACTTCCAGATTGTCCTGGGCTACTCGCCGCTGAAGTCCGGCCTGGCCTCGCTGCCGATGACGCTCGCCATCACCGCCGGTGCAGGAGTGCTCTCGAAGTTCCTTCCCCGTACGGGTGTCCGCCTGCCGATGACGTTGGGACCGGTGGTGGGCGCCGTCGGCCTCTTCTGGCTGTCCTTCATCACTGTGGAAGGAAACTACGCGCTGGAGGTCCTGCCCGGCCTGATTCTTCTGGGCTTCGGCCTGGCCATGATTTTTGTTCCGCTGCAGAACGTTGCGCTGGCCGGCATCGACGAGCACGACGCCGGTGTCGCCAGTGCCGCTGTTTCCGCCACGCAGCAGATTGGCGGGTCCATCGGAACGGCTCTGTTCACTGCGATCTACACTGCGGCAATGACCTCATACCTCAGCAGCAACGAGGTTCTTCCCGGCGTCCAAGCCGGCGCCCTGGTCAGCGGATACTCGGCCGCGTTCATGTGGGCCGGTGCTGCGATTCTCCTGGCCGCGCCGATTGGCTTCTTCATGATCCGTCCTGCCAAGGAAGACCTGCTGAAGGTTCCTGCCATGGCGCACGCGGGCTGA